A window of the Nycticebus coucang isolate mNycCou1 chromosome 3, mNycCou1.pri, whole genome shotgun sequence genome harbors these coding sequences:
- the SLC25A41 gene encoding mitochondrial carrier protein SCaMC-3L gives MGAPPEETQKPYSRFQTLFKRVKTFLTNAPPPPLPAPLSSSRNPGCTHVYGYVFGHVRENNHEHLPSQQVLDTGEQLMVPVEVLEMDNEGALWKFLLSGAMAGAVSRTGTAPLDRAKVYMQVYSSKTNFMNLLGGLRSMVQEGGFRSLWRGNGINVLKIAPEYAIKFSVFEQCKNYFCGVQGSPPFQERLLAGSLAAATSQTLINPMEVLKTRLTLRRTGQYKGLLDCARQILEREGTRALYRGYLPNMLGIIPYACTDLAVYEMLRCFWLKSGRDMKDPSGLVSLSSVTLSTTCGQMASYPLTLVRTRMQAQDTVEGSNPTMRGVFWGILAHQGWPGLYRGMTPTLLKVLPAGGISYVVYEAMKKTLGV, from the exons ATGGGAGCTCCTCCCGAGGAGACTCAGAAGCCTTATTCAAGGTTCCAGACTCTGTTTAAGAGGGTCAAGACCTTTCTCACCAatgccccacctccacccctacCTGCACCCCTGTCCTCCTCCCGGAACCCAGGCTGTACTCATGTGTATGGGTATGTGTTTGGGCATGTGCGAGAAAACAACCATGAGCATCTCCCATCACAGCAG GTCCTGGACACAGGAGAGCAGTTGATGGTTCCTGTGGAGGTCTTGGAAATGGACAACGAGGGGGCCTTATGGAAATTTCTGCTCTCAGGAGCCATGGCAGGGGCTGTGTCTCGCACAGGCACGGCGCCTCTAGACAGAGCCAAGGTGTACATGCAG GTTTACTCATCTAAGACTAACTTCATGAACCTGCTGGGGGGGCTCCGGAGCATGGTCCAGGAGGGTGGCTTCCGCTCCCTGTGGCGAGGCAACGGCATCAATGTGCTCAAGATTGCCCCTGAGTATGCCATCAAGTTCTCCGTATTTGAACAG TGTAAGAATTACTTCTGTGGAGTACAAGGGTCCCCACCATTTCAGGAACGtctccttgctggctccctggCAGCAGCCACCTCCCAGACCCTCATCAACCCCATGGAG GTGCTGAAGACACGGCTGACCCTGCGTCGGACAGGCCAGTACAAGGGGTTGCTGGACTGTGCCAGGCAGATCTTGGAGCGGGAGGGCACCCGTGCACTTTACCGTGGCTACTTGCCCAACATGCTTGGCATTATCCCCTATGCCTGCACCGACCTGGCTGTCTATGAG ATGCTCCGGTGCTTCTGGCTCAAGTCAGGCAGGGACATGAAGGACCCCAGTGGCCTGGTCAGTCTGTCATCTGTGACACTGTCCACAACCTGTGGCCAGATGGCCAGTTACCCACTGACTTTGGTGCGCACCAGGATGCAGGCTCAAG ACAcagtggagggttcgaaccccaccATGCGAGGAGTCTTTTGGGGGATCCTGGCCCACcagggctggcctgggctgtaCCGAGGCATGACCCCCACGTTACTGAAGGTGTTGCCAGCAGGTGGCATCAGCTACGTGGTATATGAAGCCATGAAGAAAACCCTGGGCGTGTAG